From a region of the Kiritimatiellia bacterium genome:
- a CDS encoding prepilin-type N-terminal cleavage/methylation domain-containing protein, with amino-acid sequence MNKKGFSLIELLIVIVIIGIIVIIAVPSLLESKRAAQATAAQATLRNIASAQVAYSSKSTNRTYGTLQNLQSQDFLDRRFSASPTSFDGYSFTSEATTTYFTVTGTAEDTANPNFYINHSMVVHYTNNDPVK; translated from the coding sequence ATGAATAAGAAAGGTTTTTCGCTGATTGAGTTGCTGATCGTCATCGTGATCATCGGCATCATCGTCATCATCGCGGTGCCGAGCCTGCTGGAATCCAAGCGCGCCGCCCAGGCCACCGCCGCCCAGGCCACCCTGCGCAACATCGCGTCCGCCCAGGTGGCGTACTCCTCCAAGTCCACCAACCGGACGTACGGCACCTTGCAGAACCTGCAAAGCCAGGATTTCCTGGATCGCCGGTTCTCCGCAAGCCCGACCAGCTTTGACGGCTACAGCTTCACCAGCGAGGCTACCACCACGTACTTCACTGTGACTGGTACAGCCGAGGACACCGCCAACCCCAACTTCTACATCAACCACTCGATGGTGGTCCACTACACCAACAACGATCCGGTAAAGTAA